The stretch of DNA GTTTTAGACTCAGTAGCATCTGAACACGGAGCGAGGATGACTGCAATGCATAAAGCAACGGATAATGCCCAGTCTTTGAAAAATGATTTGGTGATATTCTATAACAAAGCAAGACAGGCTGCTATTACAAACGAGATCTTAGAAATCGTTTCAGGAGCAGAAGCTTTGAAAAATTCATAAAGAATTATTTTAATAAAAATACTAAAGCATCGAGTATATCGGTGCTTTTTTTGTTATTTTTATTTTATATATCTTTGTATAACTAAATTTTATATAACTTTCGTAAATGGACTCGGACATAGTCAGGCTTTTGTTAGCCTTGTTTCTTGTATTACTTAATGGCTTTTTCGTAGCCGCAGAATTTTCAATTGTTAAAGTTCGTTATTCACAAATCCAGTTAAAAGCTGCAGAAGGGGATTCTATGGCTAAACAAGCAGAACACATCATCAAGCACCTTGATGAATATTTGTCTGCAACACAATTAGGAATTACATTAGCTTCCCTGGCATTAGGTTGGGTAGGGGAAAGCGCATTACATCATATTGTCGAAAATATTTTTGTATCCATCAACTTTCAATTAAGCGCAGCATCGGTCACTACCATTTCATTGGTGATCAGTTTTGTTCTTATTACTATTATGCATATTGTGTTTGGTGAGCTTATTCCCAAATCAATTGCTATCAGGAAATCAGAAGCTACCACCATGGCAACTGCTGTTCCTTTACGTGTTTTCTACACAATTTTCAAGCCATTCATCTGGTTGATGAACTCTATGTCAAATGGAGTTTTAAGATTAATGAAAATTCACCCTGCTTCCGAACAGGAAATCCATTCAACGGAAGAGCTTCAGCTTTTGGTTAAACAAAGTGCAGACAGCGGAGAGATTGAAGAAGAAAACTATGAGATCATTAAAAATGCATTTGATTTTACAGATCATTCTGCAAAACAGATCATGGTTCCCAGACAGAATATTACTTCTATTGATTTTGAGGAAGATATCAATGATATTATTAATAAAATTATGGATAGCGGATACTCCAGAATTCCGGTGTATATCGACTCCATAGATAATGTAATAGGTATTTTATATACAAAGGAAATCATCAGGGAATTTGTTAAAAGAAAAGGAGAACTTAATCATGATGATCTGAAAATTTTAATGCGTGATGCCTTCTTTGTGGTAGGTAGTAAAAAGATTTCAGATTTATTGAAAATTTTCCAGCAGAAAAAGCAGCATTTAGCTATTGTAATTGATGAATTTGGTGGAACAGAAGGGATTATTACATTAGAAGATATTCTTGAAGAATTAGTAGGTGAAATTCAGGATGAAGAAGATGATGAGGATAAAATAGTAGATAAAATTGGGGACAATATCTTCTGGGTACAGGCTACACAGCCTTTGGAAGAAATTAATGAACATTTACCGAAGAAATTACCTCTTTCAGAAGAAAGTGAATACAATACTCTTGCTGGATTTATCCTTCATGGTTTAGAAGATATTCCCGGAGAAAATCAGGAGTTTGATCTTGATAATTATCATTTCAAAATCCTGAAAATGAATAATAAAAGTGTCGAGCTTGTCGAATTGGTCTATAACGAACCCAATATTGTCAATGAGCTCACAGACAAATTAGGAGAATTTTAAATAACAAAAAAATGATTTTTTATAACAGCATAAAAGATTATGAAAATCCCAAACGGCAGTACGAAGAAGAAGTTCTGGTCTTAGAAGATACAGATGACGTTTATAAGCTGATTGTACATAATGATGACGTTCATACTTTTGATTATGTAATTGACAGTTTGGTTGAAATTTGTAAGCATACTTTAGAACAAGCCGAACAATGTACCATTTTAATACATTATAAGGGTAAATGTACGGTAAAAACGGGATCAATGGAGCTTTTAAAGCCAATGCACGAAAAATTGATTTCACGGGAATTAACAAGCGAGATAGTATAGCAAAACCCTAACATTGTGTTAGGGTTTTTATATTGTGTAAATATGCAGGTAATTTAATGTTTTATTGAATTTTTATTAAAATTATGTATTGTGTTTAGATAATATTTCATAATTTAGTGAAACAACTTAAAAAATATTAAATGAAATTAAAATTTACTTCGCTAGCTCTTTGCGGGATGCTATGTTTTTCCGCATTAAATGCACAGACATCATCTTTTGAAACTTCGGCCAGAAGTTGGATCAAAGAAAACACAAGAAATTTAGGAATTCCAGGATTCAGTGAACTTACACTAAGTTCAGTGCGTAAGGGGAATATAGGGGAAACACTACGTTTTCAGCAGATGCTAAAAGACGTTCCTGTTTTCCAGTCTGAGATTGTAGTCCATTTCGATAAGGAAGGAAAATTAAGCTATACCGGTACAGAAAGTCTGAAAAAAAATCTAAAGGAGGTGAATACAACTCCTTCTATTTCTGCTGCTGATGCTTTTAAAAAAAGCCATCGTAGCCAGCAAAGCAGGCGGTGAGATTACCTATAAGGAAAATAAGCTGTTCGTATATGTTACAGATGAAGGAGATACAAAATTGGTTTACAGAGCTGTAATTGATCCTTATGAAAACCCTGGAAGCTGGGAAACGATCATTGATGCAAAGACAGGTGCTGTGATAAGCGTAAAAGACATTGCTGTATACCACCGCGGACATGAAGACGAGCAGCCTCATAAAAAAGACAAAGTAAATAAAACACAGAAACAGGCGAGTTTTAAAGCTTCCGGTTCAGGCTATGTATTTAACCCTGATCCGTTGTCAAAAACAGGATCTGCATATGCAGGTGATTTTGTAGATAATAATGATGCGACCAATACCAGCCTTGATAATGCCAGGACTCTGGTAACTTTATCAGATATAGAGTTTGCCAATAATGTTTACAAACTAAAGAATGCTTACGTAGAAATAAGAAATATCAGCGCACCTAATACAGGTTTATTCACGCAGGCTTCCAACCAGTTTTTGTTCAATAGAAGCCAGCTAGGGTTTGAGGCGGTAAATGTTTTCTGGCATGTTGATCAAAGTATGAGATACATCAATGAAACCTTGGGAATAATCTGCAGACCAAAAACTAATGGAGGAACTGTTCTTTATGATCCTCATGCTTTAAATGGAGCTGATAATTCGAGTTAT from Chryseobacterium piperi encodes:
- a CDS encoding hemolysin family protein, which produces MDSDIVRLLLALFLVLLNGFFVAAEFSIVKVRYSQIQLKAAEGDSMAKQAEHIIKHLDEYLSATQLGITLASLALGWVGESALHHIVENIFVSINFQLSAASVTTISLVISFVLITIMHIVFGELIPKSIAIRKSEATTMATAVPLRVFYTIFKPFIWLMNSMSNGVLRLMKIHPASEQEIHSTEELQLLVKQSADSGEIEEENYEIIKNAFDFTDHSAKQIMVPRQNITSIDFEEDINDIINKIMDSGYSRIPVYIDSIDNVIGILYTKEIIREFVKRKGELNHDDLKILMRDAFFVVGSKKISDLLKIFQQKKQHLAIVIDEFGGTEGIITLEDILEELVGEIQDEEDDEDKIVDKIGDNIFWVQATQPLEEINEHLPKKLPLSEESEYNTLAGFILHGLEDIPGENQEFDLDNYHFKILKMNNKSVELVELVYNEPNIVNELTDKLGEF
- a CDS encoding ATP-dependent Clp protease adaptor ClpS, which gives rise to MIFYNSIKDYENPKRQYEEEVLVLEDTDDVYKLIVHNDDVHTFDYVIDSLVEICKHTLEQAEQCTILIHYKGKCTVKTGSMELLKPMHEKLISRELTSEIV